A window from Pseudomonas sp. Tri1 encodes these proteins:
- a CDS encoding HD-GYP domain-containing protein: MKMFNQARMGASIELHGVSQLISTITHSITRNPHALISLARLKSINEYTYMHSVAVSGLMIGLARQLNLSEPNVQEAGLAGLLHDIGKMAIPQKILDKPGKLTREEFLTIYQHPELGEQILLNNRQISASVLDVCLHHHEKLDGTGSPHKLVGEQISLFGRMAAICDVYDAVTSDRPYKRGWGPADAMHKMASWEGHFDPVIFQAFVKYMGIFPIGSLVRLESGRLAVVMEQSDASLLKPKVKVFFSTQKKASIPHEIIDLSDKKCADRIISREAYEKWNFKYLQSLWAGQ, encoded by the coding sequence ATGAAGATGTTCAATCAGGCACGGATGGGCGCATCGATCGAGCTGCACGGCGTCAGTCAATTGATATCGACGATTACTCACTCCATCACGCGAAATCCACATGCCCTTATCAGCCTGGCACGCCTTAAAAGCATAAACGAATACACCTATATGCACTCCGTTGCCGTCAGTGGGCTCATGATCGGCTTGGCCCGCCAGTTGAACCTCTCCGAGCCCAACGTGCAGGAGGCCGGTCTTGCCGGTTTGCTGCATGACATCGGGAAGATGGCCATCCCGCAAAAGATACTCGACAAACCCGGAAAACTGACCCGCGAGGAATTTCTCACCATCTACCAACACCCTGAACTCGGGGAGCAGATCCTGTTAAACAATCGGCAAATCAGCGCCTCGGTGCTCGATGTGTGTTTGCATCATCACGAAAAACTTGATGGCACGGGTTCCCCCCACAAACTGGTCGGTGAACAGATCAGTTTGTTTGGACGAATGGCCGCCATCTGCGACGTATATGATGCCGTCACATCTGATCGCCCCTACAAGAGAGGCTGGGGGCCGGCAGACGCAATGCACAAGATGGCCTCATGGGAGGGACATTTTGACCCAGTCATATTTCAGGCTTTCGTGAAATATATGGGCATATTCCCCATAGGCTCGCTGGTTCGGCTGGAAAGCGGACGTCTCGCCGTCGTCATGGAACAGAGCGATGCCTCACTGCTGAAGCCTAAAGTGAAGGTGTTTTTTTCCACGCAAAAAAAAGCTTCGATCCCCCACGAGATTATCGACTTGAGCGATAAAAAATGTGCCGATCGAATCATCAGTCGTGAAGCCTACGAAAAATGGAATTTCAAGTATCTACAGTCCCTCTGGGCCGGACAATAA
- a CDS encoding DUF3391 domain-containing protein — protein MLKRIAVTDLRLGMYITEFCGAWTDHPFWRERFLLNNTHDLARILESAIHEVWIETEKGLDIVGDVPATTAAQADCYARSVLAAIAESRKPSQYDGERIRRRGSPNCAKAL, from the coding sequence ATGTTGAAACGCATTGCGGTCACTGACCTGCGCCTGGGTATGTACATTACGGAATTCTGTGGAGCCTGGACCGATCATCCATTCTGGAGAGAACGCTTCCTGCTCAACAACACCCATGATCTGGCGCGGATCTTGGAGTCAGCGATTCACGAGGTCTGGATCGAGACAGAAAAAGGGTTGGATATTGTCGGCGATGTGCCGGCGACTACAGCTGCCCAGGCTGACTGCTACGCGCGTTCGGTATTGGCCGCGATAGCCGAAAGCCGAAAGCCGAGCCAATACGACGGCGAGCGTATCCGTCGAAGAGGAAGCCCAAATTGCGCTAAGGCTCTGTGA
- a CDS encoding methyl-accepting chemotaxis protein — MNLSVKMKLGMSFAALTIVVLLVSTFAMVELAKSNKAFSMYVSGVNTREGLAAELLIAAQRRAVAARNMVLVSSEADLKLEHAAVLEAHRDVKARLEDLKNALDTVTGTQSQAEKKLLADIDRIEGLYGPVALEIVERAAGNQREEAILRINRDCIPLLRQLLAAGQAYMQHSRDAANEAVTSGHKEYESQRNLMIAVCIGALLLALGLGIAIVRSLLRTLGAEPLELSAAARRVASGDMRSLPGAKLAPTGSVMASLGEMQLGLGALIGQVRTSAETISGAAAELSSATEQASHGVVIQKQEVDQVATAVHEMAATVQEVARNSEQVASAALSADQQAQAGEAKARQAISQIKHLAKEVAGSNDAMTRLKLETEQIGGVLDVIKSVADQTNLLALNAAIEAARAGEAGRGFAVVADEVRLLARRTQEATVQIQSLIGGLQHIAEEAAGSMQLCSDLTERTVAGVDDTGAAVMDISRMIAAIQQMMQQIATATEEQSAVAEEISRSITRVRAIADESATSTEQTAASSVELARLGGTLQQQVGHFQV; from the coding sequence ATGAATCTATCCGTAAAAATGAAGCTCGGCATGAGCTTCGCCGCCCTGACAATCGTCGTGCTGCTGGTTTCCACGTTCGCAATGGTTGAGCTGGCCAAGTCCAACAAGGCTTTTTCGATGTACGTCTCAGGTGTGAACACCCGCGAAGGATTGGCAGCCGAACTACTCATCGCTGCACAACGGCGTGCCGTAGCGGCGCGGAACATGGTGCTGGTGTCTTCCGAGGCTGATCTGAAGCTGGAACATGCCGCAGTCCTGGAAGCGCACCGAGACGTCAAGGCACGCCTTGAAGACCTGAAAAACGCGCTCGATACGGTGACCGGCACTCAGTCGCAAGCAGAGAAAAAGTTACTGGCGGATATCGATCGCATTGAAGGCCTCTACGGTCCGGTCGCACTGGAGATTGTCGAGCGCGCAGCAGGAAACCAGCGCGAAGAAGCCATTTTGCGCATCAACCGAGATTGCATCCCCTTGCTCCGACAACTCCTGGCCGCAGGCCAAGCGTATATGCAGCACAGTAGAGACGCCGCCAATGAGGCCGTCACCAGCGGTCACAAGGAGTACGAGAGCCAACGCAACCTGATGATCGCCGTCTGCATAGGCGCATTGTTGCTCGCCCTTGGGCTCGGCATTGCCATCGTCAGAAGCCTGCTGAGAACCTTAGGTGCCGAGCCGCTTGAGCTTTCGGCAGCGGCCCGGCGCGTAGCCTCCGGTGATATGCGCAGCCTGCCAGGCGCAAAACTCGCCCCTACAGGCAGCGTCATGGCCTCTCTGGGCGAGATGCAGCTGGGCCTTGGCGCACTCATCGGCCAAGTGCGTACCTCAGCTGAAACCATATCGGGAGCGGCAGCTGAATTATCCAGCGCCACTGAGCAGGCCAGCCATGGTGTCGTGATTCAAAAACAGGAAGTCGACCAGGTGGCAACCGCTGTACACGAAATGGCCGCAACAGTGCAGGAGGTGGCTCGAAATTCGGAGCAAGTGGCCAGCGCCGCGCTGTCTGCGGATCAACAGGCCCAGGCCGGCGAGGCAAAGGCCCGTCAGGCTATCAGCCAAATCAAGCATCTGGCCAAGGAAGTCGCAGGGTCAAATGACGCCATGACCCGCCTGAAGCTCGAGACCGAGCAAATCGGTGGCGTGCTGGATGTCATCAAGTCGGTAGCAGACCAGACCAACCTGCTGGCATTAAATGCGGCCATTGAAGCCGCTCGCGCCGGCGAGGCGGGCCGTGGCTTCGCCGTGGTGGCTGATGAAGTTCGCCTGCTGGCACGCCGCACCCAGGAGGCAACGGTGCAGATCCAGTCACTCATAGGAGGGCTGCAACACATCGCGGAAGAAGCCGCAGGAAGTATGCAGCTTTGCAGTGATCTGACCGAACGTACCGTTGCAGGTGTGGATGATACGGGGGCCGCCGTCATGGACATCTCCCGCATGATCGCAGCGATCCAGCAGATGATGCAGCAGATAGCTACCGCCACCGAAGAGCAAAGCGCGGTGGCCGAAGAAATCAGCCGGAGCATCACGCGAGTGAGAGCGATTGCCGATGAATCGGCCACATCGACCGAACAGACCGCAGCCTCCAGCGTTGAGCTGGCTCGCCTGGGCGGGACACTGCAGCAACAAGTCGGGCACTTTCAAGTTTGA
- a CDS encoding LysR family transcriptional regulator yields MSKHPDLAELDAFAAVARHRSFRKAADERGVSASALSHAMRALEARLGVRLLNRTTRSVTPTEAGQQLLATLAPTLHQVADALVQLTSMQEVPAGKLRLNVARPAARIVFAQVLAPFVARYPRIQLELITDDGLTDIVNDGFDAGVRFGESLAGDMIAIPVGAPQSFVTVAAPTYLAAKGVAQAPRDLLDHACIARRFPSGKLYAWEYQADGQPIRLSVTGPLILEDDGLMIQAAKDGAGIAYVYEALARDDIRCGYLREILQDYKAPPSRFFVYYSSRRHVPSALKALIEFIRADDSRI; encoded by the coding sequence ATGAGTAAGCACCCTGACCTCGCGGAACTCGATGCCTTTGCCGCCGTCGCCCGCCATCGCAGCTTTCGCAAGGCCGCCGACGAACGTGGCGTCTCAGCTTCGGCGTTGAGTCACGCGATGCGCGCGCTGGAAGCACGCCTGGGCGTCAGGCTGTTGAACCGGACCACGCGTAGCGTGACCCCGACCGAGGCCGGCCAGCAGCTATTGGCAACGCTGGCCCCGACCCTGCACCAGGTTGCCGATGCCTTGGTGCAATTGACCTCGATGCAGGAAGTGCCCGCCGGCAAACTGCGCCTCAACGTGGCACGTCCGGCGGCTCGCATTGTATTTGCGCAAGTGCTCGCGCCCTTCGTGGCCAGGTACCCACGCATTCAGCTGGAGCTGATCACCGATGACGGCTTGACCGATATCGTCAACGACGGGTTTGACGCGGGGGTCCGCTTTGGAGAAAGCCTGGCCGGCGACATGATCGCAATACCGGTCGGCGCACCTCAGTCGTTCGTCACCGTTGCCGCGCCGACGTATCTAGCCGCAAAGGGGGTTGCACAAGCACCCCGCGACCTGCTCGATCATGCATGCATTGCCAGGCGTTTTCCCAGCGGCAAACTGTACGCCTGGGAGTATCAGGCCGACGGTCAGCCGATACGCTTATCCGTCACCGGCCCGCTCATCCTGGAAGACGATGGGCTGATGATCCAGGCTGCGAAAGATGGCGCAGGCATTGCCTACGTCTACGAGGCATTGGCGCGCGACGACATCCGCTGCGGGTACCTCAGAGAAATACTCCAGGACTACAAAGCACCACCGAGCCGCTTCTTTGTGTATTACTCCAGCCGACGCCATGTGCCATCGGCCTTGAAAGCGCTCATCGAATTCATCCGGGCAGACGATTCGCGAATCTGA
- a CDS encoding aldo/keto reductase has translation MQKNRLGSSQFLISPIGLGTWAIAGTGWEYSWGAQDDKDSLDALEYAIERGVNWIDTAAVYGLGHAERLVGQLLRRVPASRRPLVFTKGSLVWDPVTKAIAHSLAPQSLLAEVDASLRRLQVEAIDLYQIHWPAFPADASSEGIEMALSALATARDQGKIRAIGVSNFDVAQLKRAQAVTEIVSLQPPYSALMRDIEKDVLPFCEQAGMGVLAYSTLQSGLLSGSMTRERISQLPEDDWRKARSADFQEPRLSANLALVEVMARIGERHGVGAAAVAIAWVLRQPAVTGAIVGARHPAQVDGLIAGAQWRLSAAEIEEIRPFLPAGMGTNVPGAA, from the coding sequence ATGCAAAAGAATCGTCTTGGCTCATCGCAGTTCCTGATTTCGCCGATTGGCCTGGGAACGTGGGCAATCGCTGGTACCGGTTGGGAATACAGTTGGGGCGCGCAGGATGACAAGGACAGCCTGGACGCACTGGAATATGCCATCGAACGTGGGGTCAACTGGATCGATACCGCTGCGGTTTATGGCTTGGGCCATGCGGAGCGATTAGTCGGGCAATTGTTGCGTCGGGTGCCGGCTTCGCGGCGTCCTTTGGTGTTTACCAAAGGCAGCCTGGTCTGGGACCCGGTCACGAAGGCGATTGCACACTCGCTGGCGCCCCAGTCGTTGCTTGCCGAAGTCGATGCGAGTTTGCGTCGGCTTCAAGTCGAGGCTATCGATCTGTATCAGATCCACTGGCCCGCTTTTCCGGCCGACGCCAGCAGCGAAGGTATTGAAATGGCGCTTTCGGCTTTGGCAACGGCCCGCGACCAGGGAAAAATTCGTGCGATCGGTGTGTCGAATTTCGACGTCGCTCAACTCAAGCGGGCCCAGGCGGTGACCGAGATCGTTTCACTCCAGCCGCCGTACTCCGCGTTGATGCGCGATATCGAGAAGGACGTCTTGCCATTCTGCGAGCAGGCCGGAATGGGTGTCCTGGCCTATTCCACGCTTCAATCGGGGCTGCTTTCCGGCAGCATGACCCGCGAGCGCATCTCGCAACTGCCCGAAGACGATTGGCGCAAAGCCCGGAGTGCCGACTTCCAGGAGCCCCGTTTGAGCGCCAACCTGGCATTGGTGGAGGTCATGGCACGCATTGGTGAACGGCATGGGGTAGGCGCTGCGGCAGTCGCCATCGCCTGGGTACTTCGCCAGCCGGCAGTGACCGGTGCCATCGTCGGTGCCCGCCATCCCGCCCAAGTGGACGGGCTGATTGCAGGTGCGCAGTGGCGCCTCAGTGCTGCGGAAATCGAGGAGATTCGACCGTTCCTGCCGGCGGGCATGGGAACCAATGTCCCTGGCGCCGCCTGA
- a CDS encoding AraC family transcriptional regulator, giving the protein MSDMPTHCAYTKRFNAVLAYIDAHLEGDLSVKTLSQVANFSAFHFHRQFTGFVGVPVSRYVQLMRLRRAAHRLAALADHSILDAAFGAGFESPEAFCRAFRRAFGMTPSAFRKEPNWQVWNAVFAIPHFSRTITMQVQIVDFPEVRVATLEHCGPTGLVKESVGKFIKWRMQSGQSPVASSRTFGIPYGNPDTTPPHAFRFAICGEIHEAVAPNTFGVREMVIAGGRCAVVRHVGSPDHIGETIYPIYRDWLPASGEELRDQPLFFHYLSVYPETPQDQWQTDVYVPLQ; this is encoded by the coding sequence GTGTCTGACATGCCGACCCACTGCGCTTACACAAAACGCTTCAACGCCGTACTCGCCTATATCGATGCCCATCTCGAAGGTGATTTGTCGGTGAAGACGTTGAGCCAAGTGGCGAACTTTTCGGCGTTTCACTTCCACCGACAATTTACCGGGTTCGTCGGCGTACCGGTTTCGCGTTATGTGCAACTGATGCGGCTACGACGCGCGGCGCATCGCCTGGCCGCCCTCGCTGATCACTCGATACTGGACGCCGCATTCGGTGCCGGTTTTGAAAGTCCCGAGGCATTTTGCAGGGCATTCAGGCGCGCGTTCGGCATGACGCCGAGTGCGTTCAGAAAGGAACCGAACTGGCAGGTCTGGAATGCGGTGTTCGCAATCCCCCATTTTTCCAGGACTATCACCATGCAAGTACAAATCGTCGACTTCCCCGAAGTCAGGGTAGCAACGCTGGAGCACTGCGGGCCGACCGGGCTCGTCAAAGAGAGCGTGGGCAAGTTCATCAAGTGGCGTATGCAGAGCGGACAGTCGCCGGTGGCATCGAGCCGCACCTTTGGCATTCCCTATGGCAACCCCGATACCACACCGCCACACGCCTTCCGCTTCGCCATCTGTGGCGAGATCCACGAGGCAGTGGCGCCGAATACGTTCGGCGTGCGCGAGATGGTCATTGCTGGCGGGCGCTGCGCCGTGGTGCGCCACGTGGGGTCACCGGACCACATCGGCGAGACGATCTATCCGATCTACCGCGATTGGCTACCTGCCAGTGGAGAAGAGCTGCGTGACCAGCCGCTGTTTTTCCATTACCTGAGCGTCTATCCCGAGACACCGCAGGACCAGTGGCAGACCGATGTGTATGTTCCGCTGCAATAA
- a CDS encoding YopT-type cysteine protease domain-containing protein — translation MNQDWPALGLNNVGHSFGTKFAPSSNPFLQKALKDQKKSGNCFAYSMLWCRQCIKLNRKLQSKNELITHTQLMVAAQAMQSQQVRQNKKGAYGAEGMLGEAYYQAMAAAFCVSAAEVGKDAGPLLSDHNGWLELVTKSEGHYVIAFIFSGGGAHAVAALNKGRDLVFFDPNYGQYSVDNYAPWEMSQYHADVKKGCDTYGLISNWIAVRVT, via the coding sequence ATGAATCAAGACTGGCCGGCCCTGGGTTTAAACAACGTAGGGCATTCCTTTGGAACCAAGTTTGCCCCCAGCAGCAACCCTTTTCTTCAAAAGGCGCTGAAAGACCAGAAAAAAAGCGGCAACTGTTTTGCCTATTCAATGCTCTGGTGCCGTCAATGCATAAAATTGAACCGCAAGCTCCAGAGTAAGAATGAGTTAATCACGCACACGCAACTCATGGTCGCGGCGCAAGCGATGCAATCGCAGCAGGTTCGCCAGAACAAAAAGGGTGCCTACGGGGCCGAAGGGATGTTGGGCGAGGCCTATTACCAAGCGATGGCCGCCGCATTCTGCGTTTCTGCCGCCGAGGTCGGCAAAGATGCCGGGCCTCTTTTGAGCGACCACAATGGCTGGCTTGAATTGGTCACCAAGTCAGAAGGGCATTATGTCATTGCCTTCATTTTCTCCGGTGGAGGCGCGCACGCCGTCGCTGCGTTGAATAAGGGACGGGACCTGGTGTTTTTTGATCCCAATTATGGTCAGTACTCCGTCGATAACTATGCTCCGTGGGAGATGTCGCAGTATCACGCTGATGTTAAGAAAGGTTGCGATACCTACGGTCTTATCAGCAACTGGATCGCGGTCAGAGTGACCTGA
- a CDS encoding ATP-binding protein, whose amino-acid sequence MTSIRRRTLTLIIGLMLAGLAVISVLNLHDSNHEIAEVYDAQLAQNARLLQGVMHMPLASQAHADLYRAFNTALSEAAPRNDGHPYESKIAFQVWNAQGEVLVHTASAPSFRAPPVEPGFSDVVDLNNRHWRAFVLKDKQNGLNIWVGERDDVRADLVDRIVRHTLWPNILGSLILAAMVWLAIGWGLKPLADMAATLRARHSGSLEPLQLTPLPSELEPMQAALNRMLAQIQDVLERERRFIADAAHELRTPLAVLRVHAQNLLEAGNEHERRESLEHLIAGVDRASRLVNQLLTMARIEPKTGTRIVPLIDLAATVRESLVQLTPWLLSKGLELGFDVSDDIEPVRVDPADIHIALNNLVTNAANFSPAQGQITVRLAKNGNHYELSVEDEGPGIDESESNRLLERFYSRGNDQGAGLGLAIVKAIADRLGGQIKLENRLPTGTRATLVIGHS is encoded by the coding sequence ATGACATCGATCCGCCGCCGCACGCTGACCCTGATCATCGGCCTGATGCTGGCCGGGCTGGCAGTGATCAGCGTGCTCAACCTGCATGACAGCAATCACGAAATCGCCGAGGTCTACGACGCGCAACTGGCCCAAAATGCCCGTCTGCTCCAAGGCGTGATGCACATGCCGCTGGCGAGCCAGGCCCATGCCGACCTGTATCGGGCGTTCAACACGGCGTTGAGCGAGGCGGCGCCGCGCAACGACGGTCATCCTTACGAAAGCAAAATCGCCTTCCAGGTGTGGAACGCCCAAGGCGAGGTATTGGTACACACCGCCAGCGCCCCCTCCTTCCGCGCGCCACCGGTGGAGCCGGGTTTCAGTGACGTGGTGGACTTGAACAACCGTCACTGGCGAGCCTTTGTTCTCAAGGACAAACAGAACGGCCTGAATATCTGGGTCGGTGAACGGGATGACGTACGGGCGGACCTGGTCGATCGCATCGTGCGCCATACCCTGTGGCCGAACATACTGGGTAGCCTGATCCTGGCGGCGATGGTCTGGCTGGCCATCGGCTGGGGCCTCAAGCCATTGGCCGACATGGCGGCCACCCTGCGCGCGCGCCACAGCGGCTCGCTGGAGCCGCTGCAACTGACACCCCTGCCCAGCGAACTGGAACCGATGCAGGCCGCGCTCAACCGCATGCTTGCGCAGATCCAGGACGTGCTCGAACGCGAGCGACGCTTCATCGCCGATGCCGCCCACGAACTGCGCACCCCCCTGGCCGTGCTACGGGTACATGCGCAGAACTTGCTGGAAGCCGGCAACGAACATGAACGCCGGGAATCGCTGGAACATTTGATCGCCGGCGTCGACCGTGCCAGTCGGCTGGTCAATCAACTGCTGACGATGGCTCGGATCGAACCGAAGACCGGGACACGCATCGTTCCGCTCATCGATCTGGCCGCCACCGTCCGGGAAAGCCTGGTTCAACTGACCCCCTGGCTGCTGAGCAAGGGGCTTGAACTGGGGTTCGATGTCAGCGATGACATCGAACCGGTCAGGGTAGACCCGGCCGACATTCACATTGCCTTGAACAACCTGGTCACCAACGCGGCCAACTTCTCCCCCGCCCAAGGGCAGATTACGGTGCGCCTGGCCAAAAACGGCAATCATTATGAATTATCCGTCGAAGACGAAGGCCCAGGTATCGATGAGTCCGAGTCCAATCGGCTGCTCGAGCGCTTCTACAGCCGCGGAAATGACCAAGGCGCCGGATTGGGCCTGGCCATCGTGAAAGCCATTGCCGATCGGTTGGGAGGGCAAATCAAATTGGAAAATCGCCTACCGACGGGAACGCGCGCTACGTTGGTGATCGGGCATTCCTGA
- a CDS encoding response regulator — translation MRVLLIEDDVALGEGIHQALGREGYTVDWLKDGKSALHALLSETFDLAVLDLGLPRMDGLEVLQRLRASGSNLPVLILTARDATEDRIAGLDAGADDYLVKPFDLAELKARLRALLRRSAGRAQMLIEHAGISLNPGTQQVSYLGKPVVLTPKEYQLLHELLSPPGRVMTRDHLMQLLYGWSEEAESNTLEVHIHHLRKKFSTDLIRTVRGVGYLVEEHR, via the coding sequence GTGCGTGTACTACTGATCGAGGATGACGTGGCCCTGGGCGAAGGCATCCATCAAGCCCTGGGGCGCGAAGGCTACACCGTCGACTGGCTCAAGGACGGCAAAAGCGCCTTGCACGCGCTGCTCAGCGAAACCTTTGACCTGGCCGTGCTCGACCTCGGCCTGCCGCGCATGGATGGGCTCGAAGTCCTGCAACGCCTGCGCGCCAGTGGCTCCAACCTGCCGGTGCTGATCCTCACCGCCCGCGATGCGACCGAAGATCGCATCGCCGGGCTGGACGCCGGTGCCGACGACTACCTGGTCAAGCCGTTCGACCTGGCCGAACTCAAGGCCCGCCTGCGCGCTTTGTTGCGGCGCAGTGCCGGGCGCGCGCAAATGCTGATCGAACATGCCGGCATCAGCCTCAACCCCGGCACCCAGCAAGTCAGCTATCTCGGTAAGCCCGTGGTGCTGACACCCAAGGAATATCAATTGCTGCACGAGCTGCTCTCGCCGCCAGGTCGTGTCATGACCCGCGATCACCTCATGCAACTGCTGTATGGCTGGAGCGAAGAAGCCGAAAGCAACACCCTCGAGGTGCATATCCATCACCTGCGCAAGAAGTTCTCCACCGACCTGATCCGCACCGTTCGCGGCGTGGGGTATCTGGTGGAGGAGCATCGATGA
- a CDS encoding tetratricopeptide repeat protein yields the protein MKKLLAGLMIVAMGQSAWALDTADQQRLVGIQQSWAHIQYELPEKQREAAFEQLATQASTFTRERPELAEAWIWSGIVTSSWAGAQGGLGALGKVKEARTDLEKALTLDPKALQGSAYTSLAALYDRVPGWPIGFGDADKAEQLLKQALQLNPDGIDSLYFWGDHLYRQKRYAEAQGALQKALNAAPRPGREQADAGRRKEIQALLIEVNKKLN from the coding sequence ATGAAAAAACTTCTCGCCGGCCTGATGATCGTCGCCATGGGCCAAAGCGCCTGGGCGCTGGACACTGCTGATCAGCAACGCCTCGTCGGCATCCAGCAAAGCTGGGCGCACATTCAATATGAACTGCCGGAAAAACAACGCGAGGCGGCGTTCGAGCAATTGGCGACGCAAGCCTCGACATTCACCCGTGAACGCCCGGAGCTGGCCGAAGCCTGGATCTGGTCGGGCATCGTCACCAGCAGCTGGGCCGGCGCCCAGGGCGGTCTCGGCGCCTTGGGCAAAGTCAAGGAAGCCAGGACCGACCTGGAAAAAGCCCTGACCCTCGACCCAAAAGCCCTGCAAGGCTCGGCCTACACCAGCCTTGCGGCCCTGTATGATCGGGTCCCCGGCTGGCCGATCGGCTTCGGTGATGCCGACAAAGCCGAACAACTGCTCAAGCAAGCGTTGCAACTCAACCCCGACGGTATCGACAGCCTGTACTTCTGGGGCGATCACCTTTACCGTCAGAAACGCTACGCTGAAGCCCAAGGTGCCCTGCAAAAAGCCCTCAACGCCGCGCCGCGCCCAGGACGTGAACAGGCCGATGCCGGACGCCGCAAGGAAATCCAGGCACTATTGATTGAAGTGAACAAAAAACTCAACTGA
- a CDS encoding SDR family oxidoreductase, giving the protein MQLRDARVVLTGASGGIGQAIAGALCTAGARVLAVARHQESLQPLLERYPQNLCWVAADLTLPGDRRKILAAATALDGVNLLINAAGINHFAMLEQLDDSDVNAMLAVNISAPICLTKLLLPLLKQAESAMVVNVGSTYGSIGYPGYASYCASKFALRGFSEALRRELADTRVGVLYVAPRATRTTMNSPAAQALNDALKANVDDPQAVANAVIHAIAGDRRDLYLGWPERFFVRLNSLLPNLVDRGLRKQLPLIRRLSHKPENEHLEP; this is encoded by the coding sequence ATGCAGCTGCGTGACGCCCGTGTGGTCCTGACCGGCGCCAGTGGCGGCATCGGCCAGGCCATTGCCGGTGCACTGTGTACCGCCGGGGCTCGGGTGCTGGCGGTGGCGCGGCATCAGGAGTCGCTGCAGCCCTTGCTCGAACGCTATCCGCAGAACCTGTGCTGGGTGGCCGCCGACCTGACGTTACCCGGCGACCGACGCAAGATCCTGGCCGCCGCCACAGCCCTCGACGGCGTCAACCTGCTGATCAACGCCGCCGGCATCAACCACTTCGCGATGCTCGAACAGCTCGACGACAGTGACGTCAACGCGATGCTGGCGGTGAATATCAGCGCGCCGATCTGCCTGACCAAACTGCTGCTGCCACTGCTCAAGCAAGCTGAAAGCGCCATGGTCGTCAACGTTGGCTCAACCTATGGCTCAATCGGTTACCCAGGCTATGCCAGTTATTGCGCCAGCAAGTTTGCCTTGCGCGGTTTTTCCGAAGCCCTGCGCCGGGAACTGGCGGACACCCGGGTCGGCGTCCTCTATGTCGCGCCCCGAGCCACTCGAACCACGATGAACAGCCCGGCTGCCCAGGCGCTGAACGATGCACTCAAAGCCAACGTCGATGATCCGCAAGCGGTGGCCAATGCGGTCATACACGCTATCGCCGGCGACCGTCGCGATCTCTACCTGGGTTGGCCGGAGCGCTTCTTCGTTCGCCTCAACAGCCTGTTACCCAATCTGGTGGACCGTGGCTTGCGCAAGCAATTGCCGCTGATCCGCCGTCTGAGTCACAAACCTGAAAACGAGCACCTGGAACCATGA
- a CDS encoding iron-containing redox enzyme family protein: MMFFDVLQEATKEERHELFNLPIIRDALDGKVSLQSYRAFLVQAYYHVRHTVPLMMACGARLPAHLEWLRKAVCEYIDEEYGHEQWVLDDIVACGGDRNAVRDGQPSLPIELMVSFLYDLIARGNPVGLFGMVNVLEGTSIALATHAADSIREHLALPASAFSYLSSHGSLDIEHMQTYRGLMNKLDDPADQAAVIHASKVVYRLYTDMFRDLPRDTEAHHAAA, translated from the coding sequence ATGATGTTTTTCGACGTCCTGCAAGAAGCTACAAAAGAGGAACGCCACGAACTGTTCAACCTGCCGATCATCCGTGATGCCCTCGACGGCAAGGTCAGCCTGCAGAGCTACCGGGCGTTTCTCGTCCAGGCCTATTACCACGTGCGCCACACCGTGCCGCTGATGATGGCCTGCGGCGCGCGTCTGCCCGCTCACCTTGAATGGCTACGCAAAGCGGTGTGTGAGTACATCGATGAAGAATACGGCCACGAACAATGGGTCCTCGACGATATCGTCGCCTGCGGCGGTGATCGCAATGCCGTGCGCGATGGCCAACCGTCGTTGCCGATCGAGCTGATGGTCAGTTTTCTCTACGATCTGATCGCCCGAGGCAACCCGGTAGGGCTGTTCGGCATGGTCAATGTGCTGGAAGGCACCAGCATCGCCCTGGCCACCCACGCGGCGGACAGCATCCGCGAACACTTGGCATTGCCGGCCAGCGCCTTCAGCTACTTGAGCTCCCACGGTTCCCTCGACATCGAGCACATGCAGACCTACCGCGGCCTGATGAACAAGCTCGATGACCCAGCAGACCAGGCAGCGGTTATCCACGCTTCAAAAGTGGTGTACCGACTCTACACCGACATGTTCCGTGACTTGCCGCGGGACACGGAGGCTCACCATGCAGCTGCGTGA